Proteins co-encoded in one Tolypothrix sp. PCC 7910 genomic window:
- a CDS encoding tyrosine-type recombinase/integrase, with amino-acid sequence MHSCDNGVFGNCTQSVEAMDTSTTVEGEILRGNNTLVPLDSATLSTAPDVMARLLLGKRSPNTQRAYARDLRDFFDYVAHQPPTPSVVAQFLKLEQVQAINIVSQYKESLMNKGLSEATVNRRLSAIKSLVQVGRVLGVCNFVLDDVGAEKVKAYRDTSGVAPEAIASMMQLIDTSTVTGKRDYAIMRLLWDNALRRNEICQMNIGDFNASGGTISILGKGRGTQKETIKLSRKTIAAITDWLIASRRTKAKLNEPLFVALVEHYKGKRLTGEFIRKLVDTLAQEAGIPKKMSPHRIRHSAITKATEVFEGDYQKVQKFSRHANINTVLKYDDNRKKQEFQATITDTLADLF; translated from the coding sequence ATGCACAGTTGCGATAATGGAGTTTTTGGCAACTGTACTCAGTCCGTGGAGGCTATGGATACATCTACCACTGTAGAAGGGGAAATACTCAGGGGAAACAACACGCTTGTGCCGTTGGACTCGGCGACGTTATCCACAGCACCGGATGTGATGGCGCGGTTGTTATTGGGGAAGCGATCGCCTAATACTCAAAGAGCTTATGCTAGGGATTTACGGGATTTTTTTGATTATGTGGCCCATCAACCGCCTACGCCTTCTGTGGTAGCACAGTTTCTCAAGTTGGAGCAAGTCCAAGCAATTAATATTGTCAGTCAGTATAAAGAAAGCTTGATGAATAAAGGACTGTCGGAGGCGACGGTGAACCGGCGGTTATCGGCAATTAAGTCGCTGGTGCAGGTGGGGAGAGTGTTGGGGGTGTGTAATTTTGTGCTGGACGATGTGGGGGCGGAAAAAGTTAAGGCTTATCGGGATACCAGCGGTGTAGCACCGGAGGCGATCGCCAGCATGATGCAGCTGATTGATACTAGCACTGTTACCGGGAAGCGGGATTATGCCATTATGCGGTTGTTGTGGGACAATGCCCTGCGGCGCAATGAAATCTGCCAGATGAATATCGGCGATTTTAACGCCAGTGGGGGCACAATTTCTATTTTGGGTAAGGGACGGGGGACGCAAAAGGAAACTATTAAACTCAGTCGCAAAACTATAGCAGCGATTACTGATTGGTTGATTGCTAGCAGGCGGACTAAAGCTAAATTAAATGAGCCTTTGTTTGTGGCCCTGGTGGAACATTATAAGGGGAAGCGGTTGACTGGGGAATTTATTCGCAAGTTGGTGGATACTTTGGCACAAGAAGCTGGTATTCCTAAGAAGATGTCGCCGCACCGGATTCGGCATAGTGCGATTACTAAAGCTACAGAGGTGTTTGAGGGTGATTACCAAAAGGTGCAGAAGTTTAGCAGGCACGCGAATATTAATACTGTGCTGAAGTATGACGATAACCGCAAAAAACAGGAGTTTCAAGCTACTATTACTGATACACTGGCTGACCTGTTTTGA
- a CDS encoding type II toxin-antitoxin system ParD family antitoxin, whose product MNVHLGETLDKFVAELIASGLYQSQSEVIREGLRLLKEREDLRKLKLEQLRRDIHLGIDQLSRGEFTTYTSSQDLAQEIKATGRKKLADSTENSKA is encoded by the coding sequence ATGAACGTACATCTCGGCGAAACCTTAGATAAATTTGTGGCTGAACTCATCGCCAGTGGACTCTACCAGTCGCAAAGTGAGGTGATCCGTGAAGGGCTACGGCTGCTCAAAGAGCGTGAAGATTTACGCAAACTCAAGCTTGAACAATTGCGGCGTGACATTCACTTGGGAATTGACCAGCTATCAAGAGGAGAGTTTACCACCTACACCTCATCTCAAGACCTTGCTCAAGAAATCAAGGCGACAGGACGCAAGAAACTTGCCGACTCAACAGAGAACTCTAAAGCATGA
- a CDS encoding type II toxin-antitoxin system RelE/ParE family toxin, with protein sequence MKELRVTKEAKGDLADIWWYVAQNNEPAADAIIDKLMQKFDELLVTPEIGRARTELAPKLRSIPVGKYLIFYRPIAEGIEIVRVIHGARDIESLFEEP encoded by the coding sequence ATGAAGGAGCTACGAGTCACAAAAGAGGCAAAAGGCGATCTAGCTGATATTTGGTGGTACGTTGCACAAAACAATGAACCTGCCGCAGATGCCATCATTGACAAGCTCATGCAGAAGTTTGATGAGCTGCTTGTCACTCCAGAAATAGGGAGAGCGCGTACCGAGTTAGCACCAAAGCTTCGGAGTATCCCCGTAGGAAAATACCTGATTTTTTACCGACCGATTGCAGAAGGTATTGAGATTGTGCGTGTGATTCATGGTGCCAGAGATATTGAAAGCCTTTTTGAGGAACCATGA